One segment of Hydrogenothermus marinus DNA contains the following:
- the pyrH gene encoding UMP kinase, giving the protein MSLKYKRILLKLSGEALMGNSDFGIDPSFIKYLAKEIKDVYEEGVEIAIVIGGGNIFRGNQGAKLGLDRATADYMGMLATVMNALALQDALEKEDMPTRVMSAIEMRQIAEPYIRRRAIRHLEKARIVIFAAGTGSPFFTTDTTGALRAAEIKADVLLKATKVDGIYDKDPSKYSDAKKLDEISYLDAINKNLKVMDHTALTLCMENKLPIIVFNIKQKGSLKDIVYGKKIGSVVK; this is encoded by the coding sequence TTGTCTTTAAAATACAAAAGAATTCTTTTGAAACTTTCAGGAGAAGCATTGATGGGCAATTCCGATTTTGGAATTGACCCATCTTTTATTAAATATTTAGCAAAAGAGATTAAAGATGTTTATGAAGAAGGGGTAGAAATAGCTATAGTTATAGGTGGAGGAAATATTTTTAGAGGAAATCAGGGAGCTAAATTAGGACTTGATAGAGCTACTGCTGATTATATGGGAATGCTTGCTACAGTAATGAATGCTTTAGCTTTACAAGATGCTTTAGAAAAAGAAGATATGCCAACAAGAGTTATGTCTGCTATAGAAATGAGACAAATAGCAGAACCTTATATTAGAAGAAGAGCAATTAGACATTTAGAAAAAGCAAGGATTGTCATATTTGCAGCAGGTACAGGAAGTCCATTCTTTACAACTGATACAACAGGTGCTTTAAGAGCAGCAGAAATAAAAGCTGATGTTTTATTAAAAGCAACAAAAGTAGATGGTATCTATGATAAAGACCCTTCTAAATATTCAGATGCCAAAAAATTAGATGAGATCTCATATTTAGATGCAATAAACAAAAATCTAAAAGTAATGGATCATACTGCATTAACTTTATGTATGGAAAATAAACTCCCAATCATTGTATTCAATATAAAACAAAAAGGTAGTCTCAAAGATATAGTCTACGGTAAAAAGATCGGTTCAGTAGTCAAATAG
- the tsf gene encoding translation elongation factor Ts: protein MAVDAKLVKTLRDMTGAGFMECKKALEETGGDLEKAVEVLRKKGAAKAAKKAGRETKEGLIHSYIHAGGRVGVLLELNCETDFVARNELFKELANELALQIAAMKPKWVKREDVPEEIIAKEGEIAREAAIAEGKPEHIAEKIAEGKLNKFFQENCLLEQKFIKDETKTIEDLIKEYIAKIGENIQVGRFCRFEIGE, encoded by the coding sequence ATGGCTGTAGATGCAAAATTAGTAAAAACTTTAAGAGATATGACTGGTGCAGGCTTTATGGAATGTAAAAAAGCCCTTGAAGAAACAGGTGGAGATTTAGAAAAAGCAGTAGAAGTTTTAAGAAAAAAAGGAGCTGCAAAAGCTGCTAAAAAAGCTGGGAGAGAAACAAAAGAAGGATTAATTCATTCATATATACATGCAGGTGGAAGAGTTGGTGTTTTACTTGAGTTAAACTGTGAAACAGATTTTGTTGCAAGAAATGAACTTTTCAAAGAACTTGCAAATGAATTGGCTCTTCAAATAGCAGCAATGAAACCAAAATGGGTAAAAAGAGAAGATGTACCAGAAGAAATAATTGCTAAAGAAGGAGAAATAGCAAGAGAAGCAGCTATAGCAGAAGGAAAACCTGAACATATAGCAGAAAAAATAGCAGAAGGAAAGCTAAACAAATTCTTCCAAGAAAACTGCTTATTAGAACAAAAATTCATAAAAGATGAAACAAAAACAATAGAAGATTTAATCAAAGAATATATAGCTAAAATAGGTGAAAATATTCAAGTAGGAAGATTTTGCAGATTTGAAATAGGAGAATAA
- the rpsB gene encoding 30S ribosomal protein S2 translates to MAFEITMRELLEAGVHFGHQVRRWNPKMAPYIFTKRNGIHIIDLAKTIPLFKVAWEYVRDEVAKGADVLFVGTKKQAQDIIEEQAQRCGAYYINQRWLGGLLTNFQTVRKSIEKLKRLERMEAEGAFEILPKKEVVKIKKKKAKLEKFLKGIKDMEKLPDIIYVVDTVREELAVKEAKKLGIPVVAIADTNCDPDYIDYPIPGNDDAIKAINLITSKIADAVLEGKALREKELEAVETDSVEAELLKKAQEEGVAEVGPAVESGITGANDPSKEKVLEENIDKEVKENLPEEIEEAKEEL, encoded by the coding sequence ATGGCTTTTGAAATTACTATGAGAGAGCTTTTAGAAGCAGGTGTCCATTTTGGACATCAAGTTAGAAGATGGAATCCTAAAATGGCTCCTTACATCTTCACAAAGAGAAATGGAATTCACATTATTGACCTTGCAAAGACTATTCCGCTTTTCAAAGTAGCATGGGAATATGTAAGAGATGAAGTTGCAAAAGGTGCTGATGTTCTTTTTGTTGGAACAAAAAAACAAGCTCAAGACATTATAGAAGAGCAAGCTCAAAGATGTGGAGCTTACTACATCAATCAAAGATGGCTTGGTGGTCTTTTAACTAACTTTCAAACAGTTAGAAAATCTATAGAAAAATTAAAAAGACTAGAAAGAATGGAAGCAGAAGGTGCTTTTGAGATTTTACCTAAAAAAGAAGTTGTAAAAATTAAAAAGAAAAAAGCTAAATTGGAAAAATTCCTTAAAGGAATTAAAGATATGGAAAAACTTCCAGATATTATTTATGTTGTTGATACTGTAAGAGAAGAGCTTGCAGTAAAAGAAGCTAAAAAATTAGGAATTCCAGTAGTTGCTATTGCAGATACAAACTGTGATCCTGACTATATTGACTATCCAATACCTGGTAATGATGATGCTATTAAAGCTATTAATTTAATAACTTCTAAAATAGCTGATGCAGTATTAGAAGGAAAAGCTTTAAGAGAAAAAGAGCTTGAAGCTGTTGAGACAGATAGTGTTGAAGCAGAACTTTTAAAGAAAGCTCAAGAAGAAGGAGTTGCAGAAGTAGGCCCTGCAGTTGAATCTGGTATAACAGGTGCAAATGATCCATCAAAAGAAAAAGTCCTTGAAGAAAATATAGATAAAGAAGTTAAAGAAAATTTACCTGAAGAAATAGAAGAAGCTAAGGAGGAACTTTAA
- a CDS encoding metal ABC transporter permease: MIDILLPSFVLVLIIILMHTYLGIEIIKRQIIFTDIAVGQMAALGTAISLVFFNEKYHFLFSILFAVLTAIIIAYVSKKNKYVEAFIGIFYAFGFSSLFIVLSKSPSGMEHIKELTASDILYVDFKDVFITFFIYLIFLSILYFSKNYKYYEFIYFPVFALTIVHSVSLVGVLVVFTFLIVPAFIGFLVKKEKAFIIGIASGFILSVFAIYLAVKFDFPVGYTITSVLSFFAILLAIIK, from the coding sequence ATGATTGATATTTTACTACCCTCTTTTGTTTTAGTTTTAATTATTATTCTTATGCATACCTATCTTGGTATTGAAATAATAAAAAGGCAGATAATATTTACAGATATTGCTGTTGGGCAAATGGCAGCATTAGGGACTGCCATTTCCCTTGTTTTTTTTAATGAAAAATATCATTTTTTATTTTCAATTTTGTTTGCAGTACTAACAGCAATAATAATTGCATATGTAAGTAAGAAAAATAAATATGTAGAAGCTTTTATTGGTATATTTTATGCATTTGGATTTTCAAGTTTATTTATAGTTTTATCAAAATCCCCATCTGGAATGGAACATATAAAAGAACTTACTGCATCTGATATTCTTTATGTAGATTTTAAAGATGTATTTATAACTTTTTTCATATATCTTATCTTCTTAAGTATTTTATATTTTTCAAAAAACTATAAATATTACGAATTTATATATTTCCCTGTTTTTGCTTTAACAATTGTTCATTCTGTATCATTAGTTGGTGTATTAGTTGTATTTACTTTTTTAATTGTTCCAGCATTTATAGGATTCCTAGTAAAGAAAGAAAAAGCTTTTATTATAGGTATAGCATCTGGTTTTATACTTTCTGTTTTTGCCATTTATTTAGCAGTTAAATTTGATTTTCCTGTTGGATATACAATTACATCAGTATTATCATTTTTTGCAATTTTATTAGCAATAATAAAATAA
- a CDS encoding metal ABC transporter substrate-binding protein, which yields MKRLIILFILGLSFIVNAKPKVVTTYPYIESIVKEIAKDKVNVNSLSNGKWDPHFVPARPSLVVKLRDADLLIINGGSLEIGWLPSLLRKANNRKILPGTKGFLDLSSLFELIQKPTAVSRALGDVHPQGNPHFYLDPIKIPKMADAITERLCSIDADNCQFYMENLQRFKQKWKEKLSLWNQKMKKLKNTNVFEYHRIFDYFFLRYGINIAGTLEPLPGIPPTTSHLLELINIAKTKKILFIAYAIYNPKDPVEFLYKKTGVKAILLPTDVNSLPEVKDIYSLFDVIVMRITND from the coding sequence ATGAAGAGATTAATAATTTTATTTATATTAGGACTTTCATTTATAGTAAATGCAAAACCTAAAGTGGTAACTACTTACCCTTATATAGAAAGCATTGTTAAAGAAATTGCAAAAGATAAAGTTAATGTTAATAGTTTATCTAATGGAAAATGGGATCCTCATTTTGTTCCAGCAAGACCTTCTTTAGTAGTAAAACTTAGAGATGCAGATTTATTAATAATAAATGGTGGTAGTCTTGAGATAGGTTGGCTTCCATCATTATTAAGAAAAGCAAATAATAGAAAAATTCTTCCAGGTACCAAAGGATTTTTAGATTTATCATCTTTGTTTGAACTTATCCAAAAACCAACAGCTGTATCAAGAGCCTTAGGAGATGTCCATCCTCAAGGAAATCCTCATTTTTATTTGGATCCTATAAAAATTCCTAAAATGGCAGATGCAATTACAGAAAGACTTTGTAGCATTGATGCTGATAACTGCCAGTTTTATATGGAAAATTTACAGAGATTTAAGCAAAAATGGAAAGAAAAACTTTCTTTATGGAATCAAAAAATGAAAAAATTAAAAAATACCAATGTATTTGAATACCATAGAATATTTGATTATTTCTTTTTAAGGTATGGAATAAATATTGCTGGTACTTTAGAACCTCTTCCAGGAATTCCTCCAACAACTTCTCATCTATTAGAGTTAATTAATATTGCAAAGACTAAGAAAATCTTATTTATAGCTTATGCTATTTATAATCCAAAGGATCCTGTAGAGTTTTTATATAAAAAAACTGGCGTAAAAGCTATTCTTTTACCAACAGATGTAAACTCTTTACCAGAAGTCAAAGATATATATTCTTTATTTGATGTAATAGTAATGAGGATTACAAATGATTGA
- a CDS encoding Mrp/NBP35 family ATP-binding protein, protein MALQGVIDALKKTTLEEIGISFSLADILRDIKIEGTDVSLVLFSPSEKYYDFLRKKAEEALKPLGATKIDVEFTDQPPAQRQQTQAPPPPPQENPFENRRRIPKVKKAIAVASGKGGVGKSTVAVNLAAALKSKGYNVGYLDADMYGPSGPTMLGAKDKQVIGKQTPTGDVLVAPESHGIKVMSIGFLLPSEDTPVIWRGPVLFKALNQFLFEIDWGDEELDFLIIDLPPGTGDVQITLGQTAELDGAVIVTTPQDVALIDVKKGIQMFKEVEIPVLGIVENMSYFVCPDNNKIYEIFGKSKTEEIAKQYGTKLLGKIPIEPKVAEFSDLGVPIVLAKPDSNSAKAFMQIADNLIKELSK, encoded by the coding sequence ATGGCATTACAAGGAGTAATTGATGCTCTAAAGAAAACTACTTTAGAAGAAATCGGCATTAGTTTTTCTTTAGCAGATATTTTAAGAGACATAAAAATAGAAGGAACAGATGTAAGTTTAGTTTTATTTTCACCAAGTGAAAAATATTATGATTTTTTGAGAAAGAAAGCAGAAGAAGCTTTAAAACCATTAGGAGCAACTAAGATAGATGTAGAATTTACAGATCAGCCACCAGCTCAAAGACAACAAACACAAGCTCCACCACCTCCACCACAAGAAAATCCATTTGAAAATAGAAGAAGAATACCAAAAGTAAAAAAAGCTATAGCAGTAGCTTCAGGTAAAGGTGGAGTTGGTAAATCAACTGTTGCTGTAAATTTAGCAGCAGCATTAAAAAGTAAAGGATACAATGTTGGATATCTTGATGCTGATATGTATGGACCTTCTGGGCCTACAATGCTTGGAGCAAAAGATAAACAAGTTATTGGGAAACAAACACCTACAGGAGATGTTTTAGTAGCTCCAGAAAGCCATGGAATAAAAGTAATGTCAATAGGGTTTTTACTTCCTTCAGAAGATACACCTGTAATATGGAGAGGACCTGTTTTATTTAAAGCTTTAAATCAGTTTTTATTTGAGATAGATTGGGGAGATGAAGAATTAGATTTCTTAATAATAGATTTACCACCAGGTACAGGAGATGTACAGATTACTCTTGGACAAACTGCAGAGCTTGATGGAGCAGTAATTGTCACAACTCCACAAGATGTTGCTTTAATAGATGTTAAAAAAGGAATTCAGATGTTTAAAGAAGTAGAAATACCTGTTTTAGGTATAGTAGAAAATATGAGTTATTTTGTTTGTCCAGATAATAATAAAATATATGAAATATTTGGCAAAAGTAAAACTGAAGAGATAGCAAAACAATATGGAACAAAACTTTTAGGAAAAATACCAATAGAACCTAAGGTTGCAGAATTTTCTGACTTAGGAGTGCCTATAGTTTTAGCAAAACCTGATAGTAATTCAGCAAAAGCATTTATGCAAATTGCAGATAATTTAA